The Actinomycetota bacterium DNA window GCCCGGTCCCGCCAACTGATCGAACCCGACGGTGAGATCGTCGCCGAGTTCTTCGACATCGGCCAATCCCGTTCACTCCCCTGGTCACGCCGCCCGGAAGCCTCAAGGCTCCTTCACATGCTCGCCGATCCGGACCGGGGGTTCGACGCGGTGGTGATCGGCGAACCGCAGCGGGCTTTCTACGGCAACCAGTTCGGTCTCACCTTCCCCGTGTTTGTCCACTACGGGGTCGGACTGTGGGTCCCCGAAGTTGGCGGTGCCGTCGACCCGGGCTCTGATGCGCACGAGATCGTCATGAACCTCTACGGCGGGATGAGCAAGGGTGAACGCAACCGCATCAAAACCAGAGTCCGCACCGCGATGGCCGCCCAAGCAGCCATCGAAGGCCGCTTCCTTGGGGCCGGCCACCCTACGGGTACCAACTCGTCGACGCCGGCCCGCACCCCAATCCGGCCAAAGCGGCCACCGGCCAACAGCTGCACCGCCTCGAGCCGGATCCGATTGCGGCGCCGGTGGTCCAGAGGATCTTCACCGAGTTCGTCACCGGCCGGGGTCTCTACGCCATCGCCGAGGGACTCACCGCAGACGAGATCCTCTCCCCCTCCGCACATGACCCGGCCCGCAACCGCCACCGCACGAGCAGTCGTGGCGCCTGGTCCAAATCGGCCGTTCGGGCCATCCTCCGCAACCCCCGCTACACCGGATACCAAGTCTGGAACCGCCAAGCCCGCCACGAGATCCTCATCGACGTCGATGACGTTGCTCTCGGCCATGACACCAAGATGCGATGGAACGACCACGACCAGTGGATCTGGTCTGAACAACAAACGCATGAACCGCTCATCACCATGGAGGAGTTCGAAGCGGTCCAAAGGATCTTCCGAGGGGCAAATCGCTCAGCGGTCCGTCGCGAGAAGACCAAACGCGGCCCCTACATACTCAGCGGCATGATGCGCTGCGGGGTCTGCGGCCGGCGGATGCAGGGCTCTTGGAACCACAACCAGCCGTACTACCGCTGCAAGTTCCCGGCCGAGTACGCCATCACCGAGCAACAGCACCCCAAAACCATCTACATCAAAGAGACAGCAATCACCCCAAGCATCGACCGATGGCTCGCTCAGCTGTTCGACGACGACCACATAGACGACACCTGTGCCGCCCTGGAAGCCGCAACCGGCCAACAACGCGACGATGACAGCCGCCGGCTCGCCGCTCGTCGCACGATCAAAGCCTGCGACAGCAAGCTTGCCAAATACCGCCAGGCGCTCGAAGCTGGCACCGACCCCTCAATCGTCGGAGGTTGGATCGAAGAGGTCAAACTCGAAAGGAGGGCAGCCGAGCTGCGGCTTCGAAAGACACACCCCGCCCTGAGCAAGGACGACATCCGATCACTCGTCCTGCAATCCAAGGGAATCGTCGAGATTCTCGCTCAAGCCGACCCCGAAGACCGGCGAGCCGTCTACCAAGAACTCGGCATCTCGATCACCTACCACACGAACGGTCGACTGCACGTTACGGCAGGACCAGCTTCGTGTACTAACGATGGTGTCGGAGGGGGGACTTGAACCTTGATCCCACGCGGCAGCCCATCAGGCGAGTTCCCGCTAGCCGCGTGAAGCCGACAGAAGCCGGACAGGCCCTCCGAGGAACCGGTGAGCTCTGTCGTATAAACCTTGATCGGAGCGATTCACTGACTCTGGAAAACGCCCGGGAACCTCTCCTCATCGGGGGTATTGGTTTGTCGCTTCTCCCCCGTTTCCCGGCGGACGATGTGCTCCTCGAGCTGCCGGGGATCGGACATCAAGGACCCGCGGACGAACACCTGAACGTTCGCGTAGCTCACAGCATCTGCATCGAGTCGGGACTCCCGCCTTCCCTGGCGTGAGTTGTCGGTGTTCCACACGGTCATCCGGCTACTCGTCTGCTCCGGACACTTGGTGCACCTCCGGCTGAGGGATGGAAAGAACTCCAGGAAGGGACTCGTGTGAAGTGACCTCCGGTTCCTTTTCCGCTTCCTTCGGCTCGGCGAGTTTGGGTGGTCTCGGCTGCCAGGCGGTCAGGTTCTGCACGACATCCCGGTAGAAGTCCAGTACCTGTGCTCGTGTGATCGCTACGAAGGATCCGTGGCCTTTGCCACGCTTCTCGCCCATCTCGCGGGTCACCGCGACAACGAACGCTTTCGGCTCCTTCTTCGGATCGGAGGTGAGCAGGACTGTCTCAGGCGACTTTTGCACGTCGGCTACCAGGGCCGAGGTGCTGTCTCGGGTGTGGGGGAACTTGACTTCGATCCGGGTGTCGGGCGGAGCGTCTTTGAGCTGTCGGAGCAGCCAGTTGACTCGTGTCTTGGCTCTACCCTCTCGCGGGGCCTTGACCTCGATCGACGTGGTCACCTGTCTGCTCACCAGGTCGGCTTCGATATTGACATGTCCGACCGCGTCCGGCACCCTGACCGTTGCTTTGAGCTTGTGCTCGTCGCGAGCTCCGAGAGTGTCGCAGTGCACGGCGAACCGGGACTTCGCGTCGCTCGCTCTTGGGTAGACCGGTGTCACTTCTCGAATGAGCTTCTGCCGGAGACCGAGGCACAGGTATTCGACGAATTGTACCCAGTCGGATGCTACCGACCCGATTCCCTTGTCGCCGGGCCGAAGGGTCCGTTGCCGGGCGGCGTTCCTCACCGCCACCCAATCTGCTCCCATCCCTTCGAAGCCACCTGCACCTGACTTCTCGCTGTCGAGGTAGTCGACCAACTGTCCGAGTATCCACGCCTGCTCAGGATCAGAGATTCCATGACGCTGGTTCTTGATGACGGCCTCGGTGAAGATTCGGAACCACGACAGATGCCGGACTGCCTCGAGCTTGTTGAGAAGACGTTTGTTCGGTTTGAACGGAAGAGCATCAGGCGACGAAACGATCTGGTTCGAGATCGACAGGACGGCATCGAACCCATTGGCAACAGCGATCCCCATGTACCGGTTGATCTGCTCGGCGGTGAGTTCGGCATCCCCTGTCTTCACCTCCACCAGGCACACCCATCTGGTCTTCCCCCGCTCGACGATGATCACGCCGTCCGGGATTGCTATCCCGTCCTCATCCTCGAACTGGACCTCGGTGAAGGTCGAAATCTGGCCTGCCGGTGCATTCAGGTAGGACAGGATCACCTTCCCGAACGAGGGGACGATCCCCATCACGGCCAGCAGCGCCGAGGTGGCCCGCTGCTCCTGCTCCTTCACACTCCGAATGCCAACCACCGGGATCAGCCGGGCCGGATGCCACGACTCCTCGGGCTTGTCGGTTGGATCGATTGAAATGTCAAGAGCCATGTTGTACCCCCTACATAGCCGTCTGGTCGCTCCCAACCTACTCCCGGCCGCCATCACGGCGCAGATTCGAGTACTGGTCGGACGTTCCGGAAGGCACCGAATCCTGAGACGACACCCAAGACCATCTCGACCTCCACGCGACGACGGACCGCGAGAGCCCCCGCTGAGGCTGAGCATGACCTCTGCCATGTGAAAACCATCCATGGGGTGTTTGCCACCTGCGGACATGGCCGCCGACATGAGATGTCCGAGAGCGAGGAGTCGCTTACGCTTCGCCCTCGAGTCGGCCGAGAGCTTCCCGCACGACATCGAGGCAGGTCGCCGGGCAGGGCAGATCGCCAAGTTGGTGCCCGAGCTCAGCCTCCCATGACTCCTCGACCTGGCGTGGAACTCGGGATTCGAGCATCGCCAGGCTGAGTGCGGCGCCGGTGATCTCCTTCACCAGCGCAGGAACCACGGAAGTGAAGTACCCGCGCAGCGCGAGATCGTGAAGATCGAACAGATCCCTGGGTGTATGACGGTCGCCCCACGCGATCAGCTTCATCGCAACAAACGAAGAGCCGGTCGGCACCGTAAGCAACACGTGCTCAGGGAGATCGGAGTACCGGAGCCTGACTTCGGCGGACGTAACTGGCAGCCCTCTCCAGTCGGAACGCCACCGCGCGAACTGAACGTTCAGCGCGATCGCGTCGCCAACCAGCAGGATCTTGGTATCGACCTCATGGCGTCGTCCACCATCCTCCCAGCGCGTATCTGGGAACTCTCGCCGAATGCCTCGTGATACCAGGCTCGGCAGTGTCTGGGCGGCATGATTGTGATCGTCAACAAGAAGATCGATGTCTTCCGACAGCCGGGAGTCTGCACACCACGTTCGACAGAGTGCCGTGCCACCAAAGAACACGATCTCGTTGTTCGAGGTCTCCGACAGCGCTCGGAGCACGTGGCTGATCAGGTGATCACGCATGATCTGATCCTCGGGAACACCGAAGGCAGCAACGTGTGCTCGCAACTCATCGGCGGAGATCATCGAGAATCCTCCTGACCCGCTCGAGCGCCGCTCGTCCGCGCGATGCCGCAGCGACCTCCTCCAGGATCTCTGGTGACGCACGCAGAGCAAGAAGACGGATCATTTCCTCGCGCGCAGATTCGGTCACCAGCCAACGGGGCCAATCGCCCGAAAGGTCGAGCAACGTCTGCTCGACACTCGTCATCCACCCTGGAGTCAACTCCGTACTCGCTCGCACGAGGTCGAGCTTCGACACGTCGCGAACCACAAACTTGACTGAACCGGCAACGGTCGGCTTCCTGGGTCGCTGATTGGGCACGGCGACGACTGCGGCAGACAGAGCTCTTGGGTAGCATCCGTGAAGTCTCGCTGCCGAAGGTCCCAGAAGCGCGACTCTGTCGGTGCCATAGTCCGCAGTCGCGATCCCGAGAGCTGCAGCTTCAACCGTCGGTCGCCAACCCGATGCCGGTCCGCGGTAGGCCTCGGGGACAAGGGCGTAGTAGCCCGTGGCCAATCGGAGAAGTGCACCGGCAGCGGCGAGTCGTCGCAGTTCCGGTCCGGCATCTTTCACGCGGAAGTCTCCGACCCTCACCACACGATTGTCACGACGAGCTATCTCACTCAAGTAGGTTGACATGGCCTTAGTTTATAACGAAACGGAGTATTTAGCCCCTGTTTCATCATAAAGTTCTGCTCAACACCATGCCACGATGAACCCACACCTGGATACCGCGGAAATCCAAGACCATCAACTCGTCGTGGTAGCAGCCGCTTGCACCAGCCCTTGCACTGCAAGGGCTTGGAGTAGTCATCCGACCGCGACGTCATGCACTGTTTCACACCCTTTTGCCTGCTTGTCGCCTGCGTTCTCTATGTGTTCAATACCAGAGCACCCACTCCTGACAGGAGAACAAGCTGTGTCTCTGGTCGGGGAAAGACCCGCTCGCAGCCGTGTAAGTCGCGTCTGTTGTGGCGCATGCTGGACGACGCCGACCCCGTCGGCAAGCGCGCCATCTACAGGGAACTCGGCGTCAAACTCACCTATCACACCGACGGCCGGTAGACGTGCCGGCTGGAACGCCCCATGTACTTGGGGTTCGTGTCGGAGGACCGACACCCATGCCGACTACACGGTCAGCACCACTCAGTAACTGGTACACAGTCGCGGCGTGAGGCCCGGCGACTTCTGCGGTGTCAAGGTCTCTCCGGGCTTCCTCGCGCACGCGCACGACCGGGGCGGCTTTGCCACACTGCCTGGTCAGGAACCTGATTGGTTGCTCAGCGTTTCGTGTCAATCATCGACGCTTCTCGGCCTCATGCAGACGCGGCGTGGTCGCGGAATTAGAGCCCGACTCGTCGGGGACAGGTCCATGGACGTGGCCCAGCATCGCAACCCAACAGCCCGATGTGGTCGGCACTCGTGACGTTCCCCCGAGAGAGAATGCCCCTCGTCGCGCACAAGTTGATCACAGCAACGGCTGTGTGAGAGGAGCTCGATCGCATCGAGTGTCACGGACAGGGGGCTTCGACGCCGAGCCGGACCTGTTCCGTCCGGCCGTCGGTGGTGACGGCAAGAGTGACGCAGGTTGGATCGTCCGATACCCATAGGCCCCCAGGGAAGACGATCCAGTTGTTCCCGTCTCCGGGGCAGGGACCGACCTCAATGCGAGTGGCCGGCCACCCTGGGTCCCGCGCTCCCTATTCCATGACGGCGGTTCCCGGCTCGGCCTTCACGATCTCGAGGGTCAACGCCCGACCGGCACGGACGATGAGCCCAAACTTGGCGAAACGGAGCCCCTCGTGGGCTGTCCCCGGCTCACCATCGCGGCCGAGGTCGAGGGGACAGGGTTCCAGGGCGATGACGTCGAGCACCCGGAGCGAGAAGAAGGGATCAGGCGAGTTCTCATAGGAGTCGATGAAGCTGGTGCAGTCGACTCGAGTGGCGGGCCGAAGCGTGGTCGTGGTCGGAGCGACCGGCCCGCCCGTACAGGCCACGGCCACGAGGGACACCACCACGACCAAGACCCCCCAGGCCCCGGATGGACCTGGTCTCATCTTCTGGCTCATTCCGGTTGTCCTTTCAGGCGTCTCCCCCGCTGCATCGAGTCAGATCGCCAAGAACAACAGCACAGCAACTATGCAGAACCCGAGGCCGGCTGTCCGGCCTCTGTCGCGGAGGCACTGAAGCTGGATGGTGATAGCCACCAAGTCATGGGAGTTCCTTCCACTTCCGGCTGGTCGGGCCGCAAGCCAGCCGACGGCACCAAGGAACCCGGCGGCGCACAACAGTCCGAACCACGGTTGTCCGAAGCCTACGGCGACGCCGGCCAGGAAAACCGTCCCAACCATTCATTCTCCCTCCACGTTGGGGCGACTTCGGGGAACTGTGACCACGCCCGACTCGAATGCTCCGAGGTAGGTGGTTGTGCCATCGGAGATGTCGATGAGCAGTGGACCTCCGTAGGTTTGGTCACACACAAGGTCGTCGCCGAGCCATTCTCCGTGGAAGCAGTACCCGCCCTCGATGTGCACGCCATCGGCGAGATGGAGAGTGAGTGTCGACGATCCCAGAGAGTCGCCATCGGCGAGTTGGTGGCGCGACAGCGTGAGGGTGGGTGTGTGATCCGGTTCTATCGCCCCGGTTTGCAGAAGGACTAGTTCGTCGCCCCTGCGAGACACCGTTAACAGAGAGTCCGTAGACACCGGCAGAACCCATACGACATCGCCTGACAGTGATTGTGTGATGAGGTCCGTTCCGCCTTCGTTGAGCCAGACCAAGGTCACGAGCCCATCGCTAAGGATCCCCTGTGTCACTCCCGACTCCCATCCGCCTACCGATCCCAGGTCGATCCGCTCGTCGTTCTGCAGGTCGACCAGCAGCAACCGCTCGTCCGTGTCCTCGGGTGTCGAGCCGGTTCTCGAAGTCACCACCGCGACACGACGCCCGTCAGCCACCCCCGCATCGAGCAGGTGCAGATTCTCGTCGTCCTGTGGCAAGGATCGGACACCGTCAGAGTCGAACACGCGAATAGGCCCGTCAGCTGGCCGGGGGTACACGCTGCTCGGGGTTGATTCCTGAGCGACCACCAGATCGTCACCAAGCATGAATGCAATGGCAGTCGGCTGGTCCCAGAGCTGAACCGTCCCACTCTCGGTTGTCAGAAAGATCCCGTCATCCGAGGCGACCACCTCCTGCGCAGCCATCGGTAGCAGAGCCGACACAATCGTCGTCGAAGGGGCCCCGCCGGTCGTCGGAGTGGAGGTCGCCTCGGTTGTGCTGACCGTCGAGTGAGCAGTTGTTGGGGCCGCGATGCTGCTTGTCGTGACCGAGTCCGCAACGGCGCAGCCAGCAGCCAAGACCATGATCAACACGACGATCAGCCTTCTCACTTCTCCGCTCTCCCCTGGAGGGCTGCAGCTCGAGACACCGCTACTGCACCTCACTGCAAATGTAGTCCCAGTAGCCAGCTGACCTGTTGGCAAGGCCATGTCGCATGATGTAGCCGAGGAACGTCTTCCACGACGCGGCTGACGTCAACGGATTGATGCACGACATGTCCAAAGCGGACAGGAGAGAGGTCCATGCAGCCTGGGTGTTGTTGCCCCAGTACCCGTCCGTGTCGATGCCAGCCGAGTTGAAGTCGTTGCACAGGTACTGGATGAACTTGGTGTCGTCCGAGTACCTGAGCCAGGGGTGATAGGGGGCCGCAACTGACCCGCAGCTCTTGTCAACATGGATGTGGTTGTCATGACCAGTCGGATCGGAGGGAGCATCGATCGTCGCGTTGAAGTACCGCTGCAGGCTCGCGTCTATGGCCCAGTACAGTCGCCTCTCCGCCCGGCTCGACGAATTCCAGCTCTCAGAAGGTCTGACAAAGTCCAGATAGGTGCCATTCGAGAAGCGTATGTGGTTCAAGTCCCACGCCTTGCAGTGCTGGTGCCACGAGCACCGATTGTGGGCTTCCGTTCCGATGTGGCCGATCCAGGACAAGCCTGTTCCGCGATAGGTGCTGGCGTAGTACGCGAGATTGGCAACCCACGAGCTGCATGTGGACAGCAGGTCGTTATTGAATCGAGTGCTGACAATCGAGTAGTCATTTGGCCCACTGGTACCACCGTACTTAATCGTGTAGCCACCTACCGACGTGACAACGGATGTATTGGAGGTAGACCCGCTACACGGAAGAGTCCCACAGGATTGATTCTGGCTACCCATCTACTGACCTCCGATCCGGACATCTACAGAAACCCCCGGGCCTGTAGAAAGCGATGCAATCTCCGTGGTGCTCTCCGGCCAGCTGTGATCGCCTCCTTCACGCAGAACGACAAAACCTCCTGACGTGTCGTACAGCACAAGGTCGCCGACAGGCGAAAACCCGACGATCCTCCTGTCGAGAGTGACGGTTGCGCTCGGGCCGCTCAGGGTGTTGTCGACTTCACCTGTCTGCGTGAGCTTCAGGATGCGCGCACCTGCAGTGGAGGACAGAGCGACGAGCGGGGATCGGCCCAGGAATCCAACGGCCGCTACGGTCTCATGGGCACCGGCTGACGGACCCACAACGTGATCCTGTTCGAGGACGGCAATTGAGTCTCGACCGGCGCAGCCCAGTCGATAGAGGCTGAACGCCTCCGGCAAGCCCGCTTCGGCTACCTTCTCGAGGAAGATGACGACTGCGTCATCAGAAACGGGAATCATGCCGGCAACCACCCCCCAAACGGCGTGCCAAAGCTTCCTCCCAGCCCGACACGGTGGAGTTCGGATCCCACCAACCTCCACATGCGAGGGGAGTACGTTGTGCGATTGACAACTCCGGTCCCGCCGGAGGGCCACTGGTCTACTCCGGGTTCATCTCGGACATCGGGCGGTTGAACTGCGGTGTAGTCCCCGACGGCGTACTCGTACTCGAAGGCTTCCTCAACTACCCCACCTGCGATGTAGAGGTCGGATCCCCAATACATGAGTGCCCGCACCACCACTCCTTCAGGTAGCGAGTAGTCGCGCGACGCCCCGGACAGACGGTCGAACGTCTGCAGCGAATACCGAGCCATCACACTGGCCACCGCAACCTCAGTGGAAGACGCAGCAACGGTCGCAACACCACTCCTGATCCCCGGGGTCGGAGATATCGCCAAATCTTGTGGATCGGGTCGGGGTGGTCAGGCGGCGTCCCTTGTGTGGTCGGTCCTCCTTTCGACTCGGATCCCGTCTTTGAACTCGATACCGGCTCGCACCTGGGCGACGAGTTCGGGACTGTTGACTTTGCGCCATCGGTCCTCGGCGGCGTCGAGGAGCTTGTAGGCCATTACCAGGCCACGGCGACGGCTCCCCGCACCCTTCGTCACTCTCGTTCTCGCTCTTACGGTCGAAAAGGTCGACTCGATCGGGTTCGTGGTCCGCAGGTGAACCCAATGCGCTGCCGGATAGTCGTAGAAGGTCAACAAGACGTCCCGGTTCCGGGTGAGCTTCGCCGCGGCTTTGGGATACTTATCGCCGAATTGTCTGACGAACTGGTCGATGCCGGCTTCGGCATCGACCTTCGTCTCAGCCAGATAGATCTCATGGATCGCAGCCTTCGCGGTGCGATGGAGCCGTTTCGGTAGAGCGTCGAGAATGTTCGCAGTCGCGTGTACCCAGCATCTCTGCTCAACTGTGTCAGGGAAGACGTCACCGAGTGCCGCCCAGAACCCCAATGCACCGTCACCGACAGCAACCATCGGCGCCTTCATACCCCGGTTCTTCAAGTCCCGGAGTACTCCGGCCCACGACTCGGTCGACTCGCGATACCCATCCGAACACGCCAGGAGTTCCTTGGTGCCATCGGCTTTCACACCGATGACGACGAGACAGCACAGCCTGTCCTCGGCCAGACGGATACGGAAATGCACCCCATCGGCCCACACATACACCAAGTCCGACCCGGACAGGTCCCGGGACTCGAACGCCGCATACTCGTCCGTCCACGTTTCGAGGAGTCGGGTGATCGACGACGCCGACAAGCCGGCATCGGTACCGAAGAACTCGCCCAACGCAGGGGCGAAATCCCCCGTCGACAATCCACGCAGATACAACACCGGCAACACGTCGCCGACCTTGGGAGAGCGACGCGCATACTTGGGCAGGATGTAGGACGAGAAGCGGTGGCCGTCGCGACGGTCATTGACACGAGGTGCCCGAATCGCCAACGGTCCCGCACCCGTGACCAGGCTCCGCTCCGCAGCCCGACCGTTGCGCACCACCAGGCGATGACCCACCTCATCAACCAACCCGGCGTGACGTTCGATGTAATCGGCGACCTCCGTCTCAAGGCCAGCCATCAACATCCTGCGCGCCCCCTCAGCCACCAGATCATCCAACGAACCGGCCAAGTCGTCGCGCTCGGCGTCGTCTGTGACTATCTTCAACATCAGGCGTACTCCTTCCCCGCCGGCCAACACCGGCAGAACCCGTTACTTAGGTTTGGAAGGGTACGCCGCCCCTCTCTCCGAATCCCGTCATCCACAACATTCGGGTATAGCTCCCGGGGTCGCCCCCGCAGCACTAGACGTCGCAACACCAGGCAAGAACACGACACCTGATGCAGCCAACCCCGTCCTGATGAACTCCCTACGCGTCGGCATGTTGTCCTCCCAGAGTGCGGCTTTGCATCGTCCTCCCCCTCTATTCGAGTTACCGGCTCTTGCGGGTCCTTCCGCTGGTTCATGGTCCCTTCATGTCTGTATGTGTCCGTCAGGGCTGGTTTGTCGCGGGGTTTCTTGCGTTTGTTTTCGCGACCTGGGGCTCGAAGGGTGGATGCTGGTCGGTGCGGGGGACTGGGACGATGACGATCTGGTGACCAGCAGCTCACCGAGACGCTCCAACGCGTCCCGGCCCGCCTCGTCGCCGACGACCCTTCCCAAGCTGGGCCGTCCCGGAGCTACGCGCAGCACCGCCGACCCCATAGAGGTTCGTTCCTCCGACGCCCATTCCGGCTCTCTTCGGCCATCGAATCGTCTCTTCACGCGAACCACCTCCGATCTTCCCGTGAGCTACGCCCGTTCCTCCCTTCAAGAGTTCTCTACTGCCTGGTCGCAGGCCTTTCACTTGTGTATTTGCCCGACGGGCGGTTTGGGTTCCCGATTTTGGGAGGCTTTGTTTTCGCGAGCTAGCTCGCTGGCGTGGTCAGGGGCTGTTCCGGTCGATGGGGGCGAGGAGAATCCGGGGGTGGTGTGGTCGAAAGAAAGCGACGGGCAGGGTTGCCCATCGAGAGAGTCTCGTCAACCGGTGAGGCCCTCTGTTCCGGACGCCCCCCGACGCTGGCGTGTGGACCCTCCGTGGCAGTGTTTGTACTTGCGGCCTGACCCGCACGGGCACGGTTCGTTGCGTCCGACCTTGCCCCGCGGCTGTTCAGACCGAGCAGACAGTGCGGCGGCCAGTTCGGCCTGCCGTTCACGGGCGTCGAGGTCGCCCGCCCGTCGGCGGAGATGCTCGTCCCATGCACGTGGGCGATCTTCGCCGGCCTCCAAGGTCTGTTCGCGGTGGGCGATCTCCGCTTCCCGCTTTGCCAGTTCTTCGTGGGCCCGGGTCGCGAATACCGGCGCATCTTCTCGGTCGGTGTTGTCGACCACTCCGGCCAGCTCATGGTTGATCAGCATGGCGATGGCTCGGCCCATCGAAACCCCGACCGTGTCGCAGTAGCGCCGCCAGGTCGACCACGTCGCCGGTGTCGTCGGGACCCGCACCATCCGCCAGGTCTCGTCTCCTCCGAGGCCCGAGAGTAGCCGGCGGTCGATCCTCGCGAGCACACCCCGGTCGATTCCCATCAGGATCCTCCCTGTCTACATGTAGACATTGGCAACTGCGTTGCATGTGCGTGTGGTGTTGAGAGGGTTCTGTGCGCGAGTCGCGCATGTGGCCAGCGATGTCTGTCGGGTCGGGTCTTTCGGCTGCACGATCGTTGGTGGGTGTTGCATCGGGTGGTCCTTTCGCTTCAGGTTTGGCTCTTCAGGTTCGGTTCTTTCGGTTTCCAGTCGATCGGCCGACTGGTTTCCCAGATGGGCGTTGTGACCTCCGGGTTGATTCGGGTTTCGGTGGCCCAGTCCGTGCATGGCAAGCGTTCTGAGCCGTCGAGAGCCCAATCGAGCGGAGATATTCCCCTCCTGTCCTCGCACTTGGGCACACACGGGGTCTGGCGGCCTCTCCTGGCCGTCTGGGAGGAGAACGGGGCCGATACATCGACTTGACAATCGTTGCTTCGTTTCGCAGCGGATGGGTTGCAGCGGATGGTCGGGGACATTGCCGAGATCTTCGCCGCCAACCCTGTCGCTGCGATGTCAGTAACCCTCCAACTCGACGCTCATGAACGAGGCCTGAGCATCCCACCCTGCTACCAGAGTGTCCGTAACCCTTTCAGTAACCCTCCAATTCGACGCTCATTGACGAGAACAACCTCCAACCCTTTCATCAGAGTGTTATCAGAGTGTCCGTAACCCTTTCAACCGGATCTTTTCGACCCGGCTGCTCCCCCACCGCACCAGCGGCGTCTCGCCCGAACATGAGACGGCGGTGCCGGCCAGCCGGCGGGCCCTAACAGGGTGTCCGGCATTCTGCTGACAGGGTCGTATCGCATTGTGTGGAGATGGAACAGTCTGCGGGTTTGGACGCCGATCGACTGGCGAGAGCAGCGACCAGGGTCATCATTGATGCTGCGGGACCTCCGATCCTCAACGAGGCCGCAGCTCAGGCGCTGCTGCGCATCCTGCTGCGCGCCGCCGACCGCAACGATGTGCCGAATGTCGCACACCCAGTGGCTTCTGCGGTACGCTCGGTTTCGTGATGCGGTTCGCGTTCTACGGCAGGGTCTCTACCGAAGATCAACAAGACCCCGAGTCGTCTCGCAACTGGCAGCTCGCCCGGTCCCGCCAACTCATCGAACCAACAGGGGAGATCGTCGTCGAGTTCTTCGATGTGGGTCAGTCCCGCTCCCTCCCCTGGTCACGAAGACCAGAAGCCTCCAAACTGCTCCAGACGCTCGCCGATCCGGACCGGGGGTTCGACGCGGTGGTGATCGGCGAACCCCAGCGGGCGTTCTACGGCAACCAGTTCGGCCTCACGTTCCCCGTCTTTGTGCACTACGGGGTCGGCCTGTGGGTCCCCGAAGTCGGAGGTGCGGTCGACCCGGGCTCGGATGCGCATGAGATCGTCATGAACCTCTATGGGGGGATGAGCAAAGGGGAACGCAACCGTATCAAAACCAGAGTCCGCACCGCGATGGCCGCCCAAGCCGCCATCGAAGGCCGATACCTGGGCGGACGGCCACCCTACGGATACGTGTTGGCCGACGCCGGCCCGCACCCCAACCCCGCCAAAGCAGCCGCCGGTCAAACGCTGAAGAAACTCGAACCCGACCCGACAGCAGCGCCCGTGGTGCAGAGGATCTTCGCCGAGTACCTTACCGGGAAAGGTCTGTATGCGATCGCCGAAGGACTCACCGCAGACGGGATCCTCTCCCCCTCCGCTCACGACCCTGGCCGCAACCGGCACCGCTCCGGCAGTCGAGGCGCCTGGTCCAAGTCGGCGGTCCGGGCCATCCTCCGCAACCCCCGCTACACCGGACACCAAGTCTGGAACCGCCAACGACGCGAC harbors:
- a CDS encoding recombinase family protein, whose product is MMRFAFYGRVSTEDQQDPESSRNWQLARSRQLIEPDGEIVAEFFDIGQSRSLPWSRRPEASRLLHMLADPDRGFDAVVIGEPQRAFYGNQFGLTFPVFVHYGVGLWVPEVGGAVDPGSDAHEIVMNLYGGMSKGERNRIKTRVRTAMAAQAAIEGRFLGAGHPTGTNSSTPARTPIRPKRPPANSCTASSRIRLRRRWSRGSSPSSSPAGVSTPSPRDSPQTRSSPPPHMTRPATATARAVVAPGPNRPFGPSSATPATPDTKSGTAKPATRSSSTSMTLLSAMTPRCDGTTTTSGSGLNNKRMNRSSPWRSSKRSKGSSEGQIAQRSVARRPNAAPTYSAA
- a CDS encoding nucleotidyl transferase AbiEii/AbiGii toxin family protein; the encoded protein is MISADELRAHVAAFGVPEDQIMRDHLISHVLRALSETSNNEIVFFGGTALCRTWCADSRLSEDIDLLVDDHNHAAQTLPSLVSRGIRREFPDTRWEDGGRRHEVDTKILLVGDAIALNVQFARWRSDWRGLPVTSAEVRLRYSDLPEHVLLTVPTGSSFVAMKLIAWGDRHTPRDLFDLHDLALRGYFTSVVPALVKEITGAALSLAMLESRVPRQVEESWEAELGHQLGDLPCPATCLDVVREALGRLEGEA
- a CDS encoding IS256 family transposase, whose amino-acid sequence is MLKIVTDDAERDDLAGSLDDLVAEGARRMLMAGLETEVADYIERHAGLVDEVGHRLVVRNGRAAERSLVTGAGPLAIRAPRVNDRRDGHRFSSYILPKYARRSPKVGDVLPVLYLRGLSTGDFAPALGEFFGTDAGLSASSITRLLETWTDEYAAFESRDLSGSDLVYVWADGVHFRIRLAEDRLCCLVVIGVKADGTKELLACSDGYRESTESWAGVLRDLKNRGMKAPMVAVGDGALGFWAALGDVFPDTVEQRCWVHATANILDALPKRLHRTAKAAIHEIYLAETKVDAEAGIDQFVRQFGDKYPKAAAKLTRNRDVLLTFYDYPAAHWVHLRTTNPIESTFSTVRARTRVTKGAGSRRRGLVMAYKLLDAAEDRWRKVNSPELVAQVRAGIEFKDGIRVERRTDHTRDAA